DNA from Microvirga ossetica:
CTGGGCGCGGCGAGCAGGATGTCGTTCACGAAGCGGATGACTTCGGCGAGCTTGGAGCCCTTGCCGTATTCGGCGAGATAGGTGCCGGCCAGAACGCCGACCGGGGTGGCCACGACGATGCCGAGGAATGTCAGGATCAGGCTGCCGACGATGGCATTGGCGATGCCGCCGCCCTTTGTGCCGGGCCCCGGCGTCGTCTCGGTGAAGACCGCCGGCGACAGGCCGCCGATGCCCTCGTAGAGAAGCATCAGCAGGATCCAGCCGAGCACGGTCGCGCCGAGGATCGTGAACAGGGTGCAGACGATCTTGAGAGCGCGGTCGGCCACGTGACGGCTGCGGCGTACGCGTCCCCATGGAGCGGGTGTCGCGGTCGTCGGCGCGACGCGGGTTTGCAGAGCGGTGTCCATGGTCAACTCCCTAACCCACCTTCACGCGCGACACGAGGAACCGCGCGAGCACGAGCACGGCGAACGTGACCAGGAACAGGATGCAGCCCAGCGCCATGAGCGCGTTCAGCTGCAGGCCGATGGCCTCGTTGAATTCGTTGGCGATGCGCGAGGCGATGGTGGAGCCCGGGTCGAACAGGGAGCCGGACAGGCGGTTGGCGTTGCCGACCACGAAGGTCACCGCCATCGTCTCGCCCAGCGCACGGCCGAGACCGAGCATGACGGCGCCGATGATGCTGACGCCCGCCTGCGGCAGGAGCACGTTGCGCACAACCTCCCAGGTGGTGCAGCCGATGCCGTAGGCGCTCTCGCGCAGCACCGACGGGATCTGATCGAGAATGTCGCGTGCGATCGAGGCGATGAAGGGAATGATCATGATCGCGAGGATGATGCCGGCCGTCAGGATGCCGACACCGGAGGGCGTGCGCGCATAGAGGATGGTGCCGACGATGGGCATGCCCTCGACGATGTTCGACACCGGGATCTGCACGTAATTCGCGAAGAGCGGCGCGAAGACGAAGAGGCCCCACATGCCGTAGATGATGCTGGGAACCGCGGCGAGCAGCTCGATGGTGGTCGCCACCGGCCGCTTGAGCCAGGGCGGGCAGAGCTGCGTGAGGAAGATCGCGATGCCGAGGGAGAGCGGGACGCCGATGACGAGGGCGATCAGGGCGGTCGACAGGGTGCCGACGATGGCGACCCAGGCGCCGTACTGATCCTCGTTGACGTTCCACACGCTCGAGGTGATGAAGCCGAGGCCGAATTCGCGGAAGGCGGGCAGGCCGCCATAGATCATCGAGCCGAGAATGCCCGCGAGAACGATCAGCACCAGAAGGGCCGAGCCGAGGCTCGCGAGGCGGAAGAGCCGGTCATAGCCCGGCGGTGGGGATCGGCGAGCGGGAGCAGCCGCGCCCGACACGAGACGTTCTTGCGAGAGAGCTACCATTCGCCGATCCGCTTTGTTGTTCGATCGAGATCAGATTATTGCGTGAAGACCGGCTGGCCCGAGGCGCTCTTGATCTCGCTCTTCCATGTGGCACGCACCTGATCCTTAAGCTGGGTCGGGAGCGGAACATAGTCGAGTTCGACAGCCATCTGGTCGCCCTTCTTGAACGACCAGTCGAAGAACTTCAGGGCCTCGGCCACCTGCTCCGGCTTCTCCGGATTCTTGGGAACCAGGATGAAGGTCGGCGCGGTGATCGGCCAGGCCTCGTCGCCGGGCTGGTTCGTCAGCGAGATGCCGAAACCGGGAGCCGACTTCCAGTCTGCATTGGCGGCAGCGGCCTGGAAGGTCTTGGCCTCCGGCGCCACGAACTTGCCGTTCTTGTTCTGGAGCTGGGCGAAGGGGATGCTGTTCTGCTTGGCGTAGGCATATTCGACGTAGCCGATGGAGTTCGGCACCTGCTTCACGAGAGCGGCGACGCCCTCGTTGCCCTTGCCGCCCTGGCCGACAGGCCACTGCACCGAGGCGCCGGCGCCGGGGCCGCTCTTCCAGCTCTCAGACACCTGCGACAGGTAGGTGGTGAAGACGCTGGTGGTGCCCGATCCGTCAGAGCGGTAAACCGGAGTGATTGCGGAATTGGGGAGCGTCACGCCCTGGTTGGCCTGGGCGATCTTGGCATCGTTCCACTTGGAGATCTTGCCGTTGAAGATGTCGGCGAGAACCTCGCCCGTCAGCTTGAGCTGGCCGGCGGCAACGCCCTGGACGTTGTAGACGGCGACCACGCCGCCCATGACGGCCGGGAACTGGACGAAGCCGTCCTTCTGAAGCTCCTCGCCCTTGAGGGGCGCATCGGTCGCGCCGAAATCGACGGTCTTGGCCCGGATCTGGCGGATGCCGCCGCTGGAGCCGATTGACTGATAGTTCATCCGGTTCCCGGTTTCCTTGTAATAGGTCTCGGCCCATTTGGCGTAGATCGGGAACGGGAAGGTCGCGCCTGCGCCGGTGATGTCGGCTGCAGATGCCGTGGTCGTGAGGCTCGCGACGGCCAGGCCAGCCGCAATGGCGTAGGACATAATCTTCACGGGTCAGTCTCCTGTTCATGCAAGCGCGACAGGCAGCTCGAAAAGCCTGGGCCGTGTCACGCGATGGGACAGCTAGGCCCGACGGATGTCTCCTCTACGACAGTTGGATGACAATTACATGACACCCGGAAAGGATCCCCTGCCCACGCTGGAATCCACGGCCTGTCAGCGGCCGTGGCCGGCCTCCGGGAAAGTGACCGTGAACCGGGCTCCCTCCCCCGGCTCGCTGACGATCTCGAAATGGCCCCTATGGCGATTGACGATGTGCTTGACGATGGCGAGGCCGAGGCCGGTTCCGCCCTTGTCGCGGCTCTGGACGACATCCACCCGATAGAACCGCTCGGTCAGGCGCGGCAAGTGCTCGGGGGCGATGCCGGGGCCGTAATCCTGCACGGAGAAGGCCGCTCGCCTTCCCGCACCTCCGGCGGAGGTATCGATCCGGGAAACCTCCACATCCACCTTCCCGCCGCTCTCGCCGTACTTGACCGCATTCTCGATCAGGTTCTCGGCAATGCGCAGAAGCTCGTCGCGGTCTCCGAGAATGAGCACAGGCTCGTCCGGCAGCCGGGCCTGGATCGCGACTCCCCGCTCCTTCGCCAGGGGCGACAATGTTTCGACCATCTGGGCCGCGATGGAGCGAAGATCAACCGTCTGCGTGGGGGAGAGGTGGGCCCGCATCTCGATGCGCGACAGCGACAGGAGGTCGTCGATCAGGCGCTTCATGCGCTGCGCCTGCCCCTTCATGATGTCGAGGAACCGCTCCCGCGCCTTGGCGTCGTCGCGGGCCGGGCCCTGCAGGGTCTCGATGAAGCCCAGGACGGAGGCCAGCGGCGTGCGCAGCTCGTGGCTCGCATTGGCGACGAAATCGGCGCGCATGGCCTCGAGACGCCGGGCCGAGGTGAGGTCGCGGAAGAACAGGACGACCCCGGCCTGGATATCGGCATGGCTGGCCGCATCGGACTGCAGCGGGCCGATATGGACCTCGAAGGTCCGCTCGGTCGGGATCCGCTCCGAATACTCGACCCGCAGGGGCTCCCCCGTGTCGAGGACCTTCTGGATGCCGTCGAGCACATCCGGGCTGCGCAGGGCGAAGGACAGGGGGTGCCCTGTCTTCAGGCCGGGCAGGAGCGCGTGGGCGGCCTTGTTGGCCTCGAGCACCACCGCCCGCGGGTCCACCAGGATGACGGGATCCGGGATATGGGCCAGAACCGCCTCGGCGACACTCGAGCGCGGAGACGGCTTCGGCTGCGGCCTGATCGCGGCGCCGAGGCTGCGCTTCGGTCCGGCGACGAGGAAACCGGCCAGTACAGCCACCGCGGCCCAGAGCAGCAGCCACGCATCGCCGTAACCCCGCACCAGGGCCACGGCCACCAGCACGAAGCAGGTCACGACAGCCCCGCGCCAAGCGGCATCCCGAACCGGGGTGGCGCTCTGCCGGCCGGCATCCGGCGGGAGGTCGTCAGGATCGCTCATGGGAGGAATGCAGGTTGGAGGGGCCGCCGGCCCTGTTTAGGGCAGGCGCCGGCAGGTGTCATCTCCCGCCAAGCTCCGCCTCGGCCGGGACGTCGCTCTCGTCCGGCTTGAAGGCGATCCGGGCCGAGCGGATGCGGTTGCGGATCTCATAGGCTCCGAGGATCGCGAGAGCGATCACGAAGGGAACGAGGTAATAGCAGAGGCGGTAGAGGAGCAGCGCACCCAGGACCGGCTCGCGGGGATAGTTCGAGAGGGCCAGCAGGATGGTGGCCTCGAAGACTCCGAGGCCGCCCGGGGCATGGCTCGCAACGCCGAGCATGACGGCAAGAATATAGACCGCCAGGAAGGTTTCGAAGCTGAGATTGTGCCCACCGGGCAGCAGCACGAAGAGGACGCCGGCTCCGGCGCAGACATCGCCGGCGCCGATCAGGATCTGAGCAAGCGAAAGGCGAAAGCCCGGCAACTCCAGCTTCCAGCCCTGGATCTTCACGGCACGGCGTTTGAGCGACACCCAGATCATGTAGCCGACGACGAAGACGGCGGCGCCCAGGCCCACCAGCTGGTTCATCCAGATATGGGTGTAGACGAGGCTCGCGAGCTCGTCGGCCATCCTGATCAGGCTCCAGGCGAGAACCAGGGCCATGCCGAGCCAGAAGGTCACCCCGGCGATCACGGTGAGGCTCGCCACCCGGCCGGGGCTCACGCCCTTCGGGGCGTAGATCCAGTAGCGGACGGTACCCGCCGTCAGCAGGGGGAAGCCCAAGGTGAAGCTCACCGCATAGCTCGTGAAGGAAGCCAGGGCGGTGGTGCGGTAGGGGATCTGCAGCTTGAGCTGCCGCAGGGCGATGGCATCGTAGCAGGTCAGCAGGCTGTAGCTGAGGGCGGTGAGGAGCACCGCGAGGCCGATCTGGCGAAGGCTTGCTGCAGTGAAAGCTGATTTCAGTTCGTTGACATCGATTTCCGATACAATGTGCCAGAGAACTACCAGAGAGGCGCCGAACAGGAGAATGCTCGCCGCCATCCCGATCCAGGCGAAGCGGCGGGAGCGCCGCTCCTTGGGATGGAGCGCTTCGGCAGAAGACATCTCCGGCGGGGACACCGGCTGGGGACTCATATCATTCATGAAAACTGTCAATCAGCCTCAGCTGTAGAGAGGTCGCGTCGGGATGCGATGGCTGTCCTGCATCTAGGCGCTGGCGGGAAGAAGCGCCAGAGCCGCCGGCCTTTTAATGGTTTCGCAAGGCTGGCGCTACTCTTTCACGCCGGAAACCGCTGCATCGGATCGCTGTGGGTTGTCAGCCTCGAAAAAGGCCTACAACAATGCACTCATCGACCGACGGGACTTGGCCGCACGCACGGCCCCAGGAGTTTTGAGTGGATTTCAAGGAAACGGAAACGCAATTCGCTGTCCTGGCGGAATCTCTGCCCCAACTCGTGTGGTCTTCCCGTGCCGATGGTTCCGTCGATTACGTCAATCGCCGGTGGCGAGAGTTCACCGGACTCCAGCCCGAGGAATCCATGGGGGAAGGCTGGCAGAGTGCCGTTTATCCCGACGATCTGCCCGAGGTGCTGGAGCACTGGCGCCACTCGCTCGACACGGGCGAGCCCTATGAGCGCGAATACCGGATCAGGAATGCCGAGGGACGATATGAGTGGTTCCTCAGCCGGGCGATCCCGATTCAGGATCTGACCGGACACATCGCGCGCTGGTTCGGCACAAGCACCAACATTCATGACCAGAAAAGGACCGAGGAAACCGTTCGCATGCTCGAGAGCCAGTACCGGCTCGCGCTCGAAGCCGCCGATCTCGGAACCTGGCAGATCGATCTGGAGAACGACCTGATCACCTGGGACGAGGGCACCTGCTCCCTCTATCGCCTTCCCCATAACGGCTTGTACAGCCTCACCCTCGAGCAGGCCTGGACGATGATCCATCCCGAGGATATCGAGGACGTGAAGGCGCGCATTGCCGCCGTCGCCGATCCGGATACCGATGGAGAGTACGATAGCGAATACCGTGCCATTCTCCCGGACGGAAGGCTCCGCTGGTTTCGCTCGCACGGCCAAACCCTTTATGCGAATGAGGGCGGCACACGGCGCGCAATCAGTCTCTATGGCGTCGTCAGCGACATCACCGAGCGGCACGCCCTTGAAGAAGCACAGAAGCTTCTCACGCGGGAGCTCAATCATCGCGTGAAGAACCTGTTCGCCATTGCCAACGGCATGGTCTCCATGACGGCCCGCACGGCCAAGGATCCCAAGGACATGGCCAACGCCCTGCGCGGGCGGCTCAGCGCACTCTCGCGGGCGCACGAGCTCGTGCAGCCCGCCTCGCCGAATGCCCCAGGCACCGGGGCAGACGTGGAACTCGCCCGGCTGATCGAGGCCGTTCTCGATCCCTACCGGCAGGCCGGCGAGAACGCGATCATCATCGAGGGACCGGGCGTTGCCGTCGGCTCCAACACGACCACGAGCCTTGCACTGGTCCTGCATGAACTGGCGACCAATGCCGCCAAATATGGCTGTCTCTCCTGCGCCGAGGGCGCGCTTGCAATCCGCTGGACGCTGCAGGACGGGAATGTCGACCTGCTTTGGGTCGAGAGCGGCGGTCCGCTCATCGAGAGCCCGCCAACCTTCGAGGGTTTCGGCACGCAGCTGACCCAGAGAAGCATCACGGGACAGCTCGGCGGCACTCTCGACCGTGAATGGCTGCCGGAGGGTCTGCACGTCCACATGATCCTACCGCTCGACCGGCTGGCGGCCTGACCGATCATGGCCGTGCATCGCCGCGTCCTTGTGCTGGGCGGAGCGCGCTCCGGGAAAAGCCGCATCGCCTTGCAGCTCGCCGAGAGCGCATCGCCCGAGCGAACCTACATCGCGACGGCGCAGGCCTTCGACGACGAGATGCGCGAACGCATCGCGCAGCATCGCATGGAGCGAGATGCCTCATGGCAGACGATCGATTCGCCGCTCGAGCTTTGCGATGCCCTTCGCGACCTGACCGCTCCTGGCAAAGCCGTGCTGGTCGATTGCCTGACACTCTGGCTCTCCAACATCATTCTCGCCGATCGCAATCCGGAGCCTGAGACGGAGCGTTTGGTTCGATTGATCCGGGAGGCGCGTGGACCCCTCATCCTGGTCTCGAACGAGGTCGGGCACGGCATCGTACCCTCGACCCCTCTTGGGCGAAGCTTTCGGGACGCTCAGGGCCGCCTGAATCAGCGTGTTGCGGAGGCCTGCGATGCCGTCGTCTTCGTGGCGGCCGGCTGCCCGATCCTCCTCAAGCCCGCCCCTGCCCTGCAGCTGCGGCTGGAGTGATCGAGGCCTCTCACCGTACTTTGGCCTGAACCTCGGCTCTCACAGCATCGATGGCCGCCGGCGTCGCCGGGCCACCGCAGATCGTAAGCCGGCCAGGGACCGCCAAGCGGCGCTCCGGTGGCACCGCGTCTGCCAGTGCCGGATGAGCGAACAAAGCCGTCCCATTGTCACGCGCCCTCCCGGAATCGGCATCGACGAGCAGGAAATCTGGCGGCGTTACCACGATCGTCTCGAGGCGTGCCGCCCCGCCGGCTGACAATCCGAGAGCCTCCTGATGAAGGGAGAAGCCCATATGGGCCAGGATTTCGCCAAGGGGCGAACGGGCGCCGGCGACCCAGCCTCCGCGCTCGTAGACCAGGATGCTGCGCTTGCCCGGAACGATCCCTCGCGCCCGCTCCAAGGCCCCGTCGATCCGAGCAATCAGCTCCTTGCCCCGTTCCGGGTGTCCCAACCTGCGAGCCAAGCTGCGGATCTGCTCGCGCCCATCCTCAAGGCTTGACCACGACCCAAGGGACAGGACCTCAAATCCCTGCCGTTTGAGAAGGGCAGCCTGTTCCTGTTGGCCGTAGGTGCCGGCCAGAACGAGATCGGGCCGGTCGAACAGCAATGGCTCGACACCGCCGTCATTCACGCGAAAGCCGGCGGCTTCTTCGGCCATGAAGGACATGGAAGGATCGCGGGCCAGCCGGCTCAGGGACGCGATCTGAGAGCGGTCCGCCAGGGCGAGCAGCAGTTGATCCGTGCAGAGATTGAGCGATGCGACCCGCCGCGGCCCCGATTGGGCACAGACCGCCTCGGCCATGGACAACAGCAAGCCTGCAAGCAGAAGCAACCCTGTGAAACGCCGGCAAGCCCGGGGCATGGCAAGTGTCCTTCGATGGCTGTCCTACAGCCTCCGTAAACCGGTCATGAAGCCTCTTGGGTGACCCGTCAACCGCCGCCCTCGCGTAGTATTACGGTGCGGCAAATAGGGACATGAAAGAAGATCCGATTTCGGGAATCGTATAATTGACGCTGCGTCATCTCGTCCTTGGTCAAATTCACCGAAGATTAAGGATTTGCTGTCCGCTAAACGCTTCGATCCGCGGATACCTCTATGGATAAGGGGTAGCAAATGGTCGCAGGCTGGAACAAATTCGAAATTATACCGCCAAGCTGACCCATTCTAGACATATGTACTGATCACAGTTTTGCCCTTGAACGAAAAACCCGCACACCTGCCTCGGCGGCGAAGCGGCACATCCTGGGGGCTTTACCCGCATGCAAATCGCTCTGACAGCGTCCGCGGACGCGTGCCAGCCGACGACTGATTGCCTCGAGCCTTCGAGGACAGGCAGATTTCCGTTCCGTCGGGCATCCCTGCGACGCGCACGCCTGCAGGGAGGGAAGACCCTGCTGAACCTGACCAAGTGCTTCGGTCTTGGCGCCTGCATCACGCTTGCAGCCAGCGCCGCTCACGCCGCCTCGGAACCGGATATGCTCCCTCCGGCAGCATTCGGGACCGTTCCGGATACCCTCAGGATGATGCCGACCGAGGCCGTGGCCCCGG
Protein-coding regions in this window:
- the pstC gene encoding phosphate ABC transporter permease subunit PstC yields the protein MVALSQERLVSGAAAPARRSPPPGYDRLFRLASLGSALLVLIVLAGILGSMIYGGLPAFREFGLGFITSSVWNVNEDQYGAWVAIVGTLSTALIALVIGVPLSLGIAIFLTQLCPPWLKRPVATTIELLAAVPSIIYGMWGLFVFAPLFANYVQIPVSNIVEGMPIVGTILYARTPSGVGILTAGIILAIMIIPFIASIARDILDQIPSVLRESAYGIGCTTWEVVRNVLLPQAGVSIIGAVMLGLGRALGETMAVTFVVGNANRLSGSLFDPGSTIASRIANEFNEAIGLQLNALMALGCILFLVTFAVLVLARFLVSRVKVG
- the pstS gene encoding phosphate ABC transporter substrate-binding protein PstS, whose translation is MKIMSYAIAAGLAVASLTTTASAADITGAGATFPFPIYAKWAETYYKETGNRMNYQSIGSSGGIRQIRAKTVDFGATDAPLKGEELQKDGFVQFPAVMGGVVAVYNVQGVAAGQLKLTGEVLADIFNGKISKWNDAKIAQANQGVTLPNSAITPVYRSDGSGTTSVFTTYLSQVSESWKSGPGAGASVQWPVGQGGKGNEGVAALVKQVPNSIGYVEYAYAKQNSIPFAQLQNKNGKFVAPEAKTFQAAAANADWKSAPGFGISLTNQPGDEAWPITAPTFILVPKNPEKPEQVAEALKFFDWSFKKGDQMAVELDYVPLPTQLKDQVRATWKSEIKSASGQPVFTQ
- a CDS encoding ATP-binding protein, with protein sequence MSDPDDLPPDAGRQSATPVRDAAWRGAVVTCFVLVAVALVRGYGDAWLLLWAAVAVLAGFLVAGPKRSLGAAIRPQPKPSPRSSVAEAVLAHIPDPVILVDPRAVVLEANKAAHALLPGLKTGHPLSFALRSPDVLDGIQKVLDTGEPLRVEYSERIPTERTFEVHIGPLQSDAASHADIQAGVVLFFRDLTSARRLEAMRADFVANASHELRTPLASVLGFIETLQGPARDDAKARERFLDIMKGQAQRMKRLIDDLLSLSRIEMRAHLSPTQTVDLRSIAAQMVETLSPLAKERGVAIQARLPDEPVLILGDRDELLRIAENLIENAVKYGESGGKVDVEVSRIDTSAGGAGRRAAFSVQDYGPGIAPEHLPRLTERFYRVDVVQSRDKGGTGLGLAIVKHIVNRHRGHFEIVSEPGEGARFTVTFPEAGHGR
- a CDS encoding lysylphosphatidylglycerol synthase domain-containing protein, encoding MNDMSPQPVSPPEMSSAEALHPKERRSRRFAWIGMAASILLFGASLVVLWHIVSEIDVNELKSAFTAASLRQIGLAVLLTALSYSLLTCYDAIALRQLKLQIPYRTTALASFTSYAVSFTLGFPLLTAGTVRYWIYAPKGVSPGRVASLTVIAGVTFWLGMALVLAWSLIRMADELASLVYTHIWMNQLVGLGAAVFVVGYMIWVSLKRRAVKIQGWKLELPGFRLSLAQILIGAGDVCAGAGVLFVLLPGGHNLSFETFLAVYILAVMLGVASHAPGGLGVFEATILLALSNYPREPVLGALLLYRLCYYLVPFVIALAILGAYEIRNRIRSARIAFKPDESDVPAEAELGGR
- a CDS encoding sensor histidine kinase, which gives rise to MDFKETETQFAVLAESLPQLVWSSRADGSVDYVNRRWREFTGLQPEESMGEGWQSAVYPDDLPEVLEHWRHSLDTGEPYEREYRIRNAEGRYEWFLSRAIPIQDLTGHIARWFGTSTNIHDQKRTEETVRMLESQYRLALEAADLGTWQIDLENDLITWDEGTCSLYRLPHNGLYSLTLEQAWTMIHPEDIEDVKARIAAVADPDTDGEYDSEYRAILPDGRLRWFRSHGQTLYANEGGTRRAISLYGVVSDITERHALEEAQKLLTRELNHRVKNLFAIANGMVSMTARTAKDPKDMANALRGRLSALSRAHELVQPASPNAPGTGADVELARLIEAVLDPYRQAGENAIIIEGPGVAVGSNTTTSLALVLHELATNAAKYGCLSCAEGALAIRWTLQDGNVDLLWVESGGPLIESPPTFEGFGTQLTQRSITGQLGGTLDREWLPEGLHVHMILPLDRLAA
- the cobU gene encoding bifunctional adenosylcobinamide kinase/adenosylcobinamide-phosphate guanylyltransferase, with protein sequence MAVHRRVLVLGGARSGKSRIALQLAESASPERTYIATAQAFDDEMRERIAQHRMERDASWQTIDSPLELCDALRDLTAPGKAVLVDCLTLWLSNIILADRNPEPETERLVRLIREARGPLILVSNEVGHGIVPSTPLGRSFRDAQGRLNQRVAEACDAVVFVAAGCPILLKPAPALQLRLE
- a CDS encoding ABC transporter substrate-binding protein, with protein sequence MPRACRRFTGLLLLAGLLLSMAEAVCAQSGPRRVASLNLCTDQLLLALADRSQIASLSRLARDPSMSFMAEEAAGFRVNDGGVEPLLFDRPDLVLAGTYGQQEQAALLKRQGFEVLSLGSWSSLEDGREQIRSLARRLGHPERGKELIARIDGALERARGIVPGKRSILVYERGGWVAGARSPLGEILAHMGFSLHQEALGLSAGGAARLETIVVTPPDFLLVDADSGRARDNGTALFAHPALADAVPPERRLAVPGRLTICGGPATPAAIDAVRAEVQAKVR